A genomic stretch from Schistosoma mansoni, WGS project CABG00000000 data, chromosome 4 unplaced supercontig 0032, strain Puerto Rico, whole genome shotgun sequence includes:
- a CDS encoding Hypoxanthine-guanine phosphoribosyltransferase (HGPRT) (HGPRTase), putative has translation MNSSVLDNGNHSNPQIRDMSSNMIKADCVVIEDSFRGFPTEYFCTSPRYDECLDYVLIPNGMIKDRLEKMSMNIVDYYEACNATSITLMCVLKGGFKFLADLVDGLERTVRARGIVLPMSVEFVRVKSYVNDVSIHEPILTGLGDPSEYKDKNVLVVEDIIDTGKTITKLISHLDSLSTKSVKVASLLVKRTSPRNDYRPDFVGFEVPNRFVVGYALDYNDNFRDLHHICVINEVGQKKFSVPCTSKPV, from the exons ATGAACTCCTCTGTCCTTGATAACGGCAACCATTCAAACCCTCAGATCCGCGACATGTCTAGTAACATGATAAAAGCTGACTGTGTTGTG ATAGAAGACAGTTTTCGAGGATTTCCTACGGAGTATTTCTGCACATCTCCTCGGTATGACGAATGCTTGGATTATGTTCTCATACCAAATGGTATGATAAAAGATAG GCTTGAAAAAATGTCAATGAATATTGTTGACTATTACGAGGCCTGTAATGCGACATCGATCACACTTATGTGTGTCCTCAAAGGTGGATTTAAATTCCTTGCTGATCTTGTTGATGGGCTTGAACGCACTGTCCGTGCTCGAGGTATCGTCCTACCAATGTCCGTTGAGTTTGTTCGTGTCAAGAGTTATGTT AATGATGTCAGTATTCATGAACCTATATTAACTGGTTTAGGAGATCCTTCGGAATACAAAGATAAG AATGTTCTTGTGGTCGAAGATATAATTGACACAGGAAAAACAATAACGAAACTCATAAGCCATTTGGATAGTTTGTCTACGAAAAGTGTTAAAGTCGCAAG CCTCCTCGTCAAGCGAACATCGCCCAGAAATGATTACCGACCAGACT TTGTTGGTTTTGAAGTTCCAAATCGATTTGTCGTTGGCTATGCTTTAGACTATAATGATAATTTCCGTGACCTGCAC CATATTTGCGTGATTAATGAAGTGGGTCAAAAAAAATTCTCTGTACCCTGTACATCAAAACCTGTTTAA